The following coding sequences are from one Equus przewalskii isolate Varuska chromosome 23, EquPr2, whole genome shotgun sequence window:
- the LOC139078947 gene encoding NBPF family member NBPF6-like — MICHFSWTSWIVVTAKPGSAFPPPSGALQPTTILETSGCSSKSLGLDVSLRMKNPAKLEGDALDGLAASKHGYQVIGHINALSALKQKIVKGKLLFSKWRLTCSFPGLQLRVLRVLWVYLLRIFLRMP; from the exons ATGATCTGCCACTTCAGCTGGACCAGTTGGATTGTGGTGACAGCTAAGCCAGGCTCGGCCTTTCCTCCACCATCTGGAGCATTGCAGCCAACAACGATTCTGGAAACCAGTGGCTGCTCTTCcaag aGTTTGGGTTTGGATGTTTCTCTCAGAATGAAGAACCCTGCCAAGCTGGAGGGTGATGCTCTTGATGGCTTGGCTGCCAGCAAGCATGGGTATCAAGTCATTGGCCACATTAATGCCTTAAGTGCCCTGAAACAGAAGATTGTCAAAGGAAAGCTGCTATTCAGCAAGTGGAGACTAACATGCAGTTTCCCCGGCCTTCAGCTTAGGGTGCTGAG AGTTTTGTGGGTCTACCTATTGAGAATATTCCTACGAATGCCGTAA